Proteins from a genomic interval of Sphingobacterium sp. SYP-B4668:
- a CDS encoding SusC/RagA family TonB-linked outer membrane protein, whose translation MILIRQHVLRIVMLTLILGLSLTFTFAQQAQVQTFSGKVHSTSKKEIAGATIRNLRTSQIGTSNQQGVFAITGKVGDQLEVTYMGFRTATLTITEATKPLIVELEETAIALDEAVAVGFGTTSKAKVTGAIATVSTADFKNRPLTDVSMALQGKVTGVQVTQNSGRPGADAGEVVIRGIGTLNNASPLIIIDGFESSFDKVDPKDIDNISVLKDAASAAIYGNKAANGVVLITTKKAKKGEASIEYNGYFSVQQVTRYPELLGSVDFLELYNEALLNSNKLPQYNQDYIDHFRKGEDLALYPDRNWADFYFKPATLQNHYVKINGGNENASYTLSGGVMDQKGILEGTSYRKYNFRANTVSNFFDNKVKITSNFAGYSGPQIDRVSGSGSTLARIVQMHPTVVAKMEGYGWTSWFYDDAVLEEGGKRESDLKNFNANVQGSIFFTNRLVMDIAANYDRSQDFTMTYAPNVYLYAIETGSNGEQTIGRNNNRESEIRESTYRHGNFSSFATLSYWFNLQEKHHFKFLAGGQQSKWEGKYYQTERKRLTANLPSLEVGDPTTQKNSSWQTEVTNLSLFGRFNYDYADKYLFEANLRYDGSSKFAVDKKWGLFPSFSGGWRIGQEAFVKDNYDWINEFKVRASWGKLGNEKIWSSYAGIDILSIGGSNYIWDDKEYTGAATSYIANKDLTWETTTQRNIGLDLSLFNSLQFSIDYYQKQTDDILMQLPVSSTFGFTETPWKNAGKMKNTGLEISLGYNKKIHDDWSINGNVILSFNKNKILSLSDQPRILNSTTGLLLEEGLPINTLYGYETEGIYQNEAEIHQHLTTFDADGAVVNSYSGLIAAPGDIRFKDQNEDGIIDMDHDRVALGNPNPDMLYSFSLGARYKQFDVTTFFQGVLGGEGWSQGELVSPFFNNYNTAGWMIDRWTPQRPNNTYQRVYIDSQRSSIKSAYYVEDLSYLRLKNIELGYTLSDQILQRIKLKGLRLFISGQNIFTLTKFKGFDPERSGKSNTNIYDYPLVKTFTGGLNLTF comes from the coding sequence ATGATATTAATTCGACAACATGTGTTACGCATCGTTATGCTTACGTTAATACTGGGTTTGAGCTTGACCTTTACATTTGCTCAGCAAGCCCAAGTGCAGACGTTTAGTGGCAAAGTGCACTCCACTTCCAAGAAGGAAATTGCGGGAGCGACTATCCGAAATCTCCGTACCTCTCAAATCGGTACCTCCAATCAACAAGGTGTTTTCGCCATCACGGGTAAAGTAGGTGACCAGTTAGAGGTTACCTATATGGGATTTCGAACAGCCACACTCACTATTACCGAAGCCACAAAGCCCTTAATCGTAGAGCTGGAAGAGACTGCTATCGCACTGGATGAAGCTGTCGCTGTAGGTTTCGGCACCACTAGTAAAGCCAAAGTAACGGGAGCCATTGCCACTGTATCTACCGCTGATTTTAAAAATAGACCCTTGACCGACGTCTCCATGGCCTTACAAGGCAAGGTCACCGGTGTGCAGGTCACCCAGAATTCTGGTCGCCCGGGGGCCGATGCAGGTGAGGTAGTCATCCGCGGCATAGGTACGCTCAACAATGCCTCACCCTTAATTATTATCGATGGGTTCGAGTCCTCCTTTGACAAAGTCGACCCTAAAGATATAGACAACATCTCTGTCCTCAAAGATGCTGCATCTGCTGCAATCTATGGAAATAAGGCAGCCAATGGGGTTGTCTTGATTACCACCAAGAAAGCAAAAAAGGGCGAAGCCAGCATCGAGTACAACGGCTATTTTTCCGTTCAACAAGTCACCAGGTACCCAGAGCTTTTGGGGTCTGTAGATTTTTTGGAATTGTATAATGAAGCGCTGCTCAATTCCAATAAACTGCCGCAGTACAATCAAGATTATATCGATCACTTTAGAAAAGGAGAGGATCTCGCACTATATCCCGATCGTAATTGGGCAGATTTCTACTTCAAACCCGCTACTCTGCAAAATCATTACGTCAAGATCAACGGTGGCAATGAAAATGCAAGTTATACCCTGTCCGGTGGTGTCATGGATCAAAAGGGGATACTCGAGGGCACTTCCTACCGCAAGTACAATTTCAGAGCAAACACCGTTAGTAATTTTTTTGACAACAAAGTAAAGATAACGTCCAATTTTGCAGGATACTCCGGCCCTCAGATCGATCGCGTTTCCGGCTCGGGATCCACCTTGGCACGCATTGTACAGATGCATCCCACTGTGGTTGCCAAGATGGAAGGCTATGGATGGACTTCTTGGTTTTATGACGATGCTGTCCTAGAAGAAGGGGGCAAGCGTGAAAGTGATTTAAAAAACTTTAACGCCAATGTACAAGGATCTATATTCTTCACCAATCGATTGGTGATGGATATTGCCGCCAATTATGATCGTTCACAAGATTTTACCATGACTTATGCACCCAATGTATATCTATATGCCATCGAGACAGGATCCAATGGGGAGCAGACCATCGGAAGGAATAATAATAGAGAGTCTGAAATTAGAGAGAGCACCTATAGACATGGAAATTTTTCCAGTTTTGCAACCCTATCATATTGGTTCAACCTACAGGAGAAGCATCATTTTAAGTTTTTGGCCGGTGGCCAACAAAGTAAATGGGAGGGTAAGTATTACCAGACCGAACGAAAAAGGTTGACCGCTAATCTACCTAGTTTGGAGGTCGGTGATCCCACCACCCAAAAAAATTCCTCTTGGCAGACCGAAGTAACTAATCTATCCCTTTTCGGTCGCTTTAATTACGATTACGCTGATAAGTACTTGTTTGAGGCCAATTTGCGTTATGATGGCTCTTCCAAATTTGCTGTTGACAAAAAGTGGGGTTTATTCCCTTCATTTTCTGGGGGATGGCGTATCGGACAAGAAGCATTTGTCAAAGACAATTATGATTGGATCAACGAGTTCAAGGTAAGAGCTTCGTGGGGCAAGCTGGGCAATGAAAAGATATGGAGCTCCTATGCAGGTATTGATATTTTATCGATTGGCGGATCCAATTACATCTGGGATGATAAAGAGTATACAGGAGCGGCCACCTCATATATTGCCAACAAGGACCTGACCTGGGAGACCACCACGCAGAGAAATATAGGATTAGATCTTTCCTTATTCAACAGTCTCCAGTTCAGTATCGATTATTATCAAAAGCAGACAGATGATATCTTGATGCAGCTCCCTGTATCCAGTACGTTTGGTTTTACCGAGACCCCTTGGAAGAATGCCGGAAAGATGAAGAATACAGGGCTCGAGATATCCCTCGGGTACAACAAGAAGATTCATGATGATTGGAGTATCAACGGTAATGTAATACTATCATTCAATAAGAATAAGATCCTCTCTCTGAGCGATCAGCCTCGTATCCTAAACAGTACGACAGGTTTATTGCTAGAAGAAGGGCTTCCTATCAATACCCTTTACGGCTACGAGACAGAAGGTATCTATCAAAATGAAGCCGAGATACATCAGCACCTCACCACTTTCGATGCAGATGGAGCAGTGGTAAACTCCTATTCAGGATTGATTGCTGCACCTGGCGATATTAGATTTAAAGATCAAAATGAGGATGGTATTATCGACATGGATCATGATCGTGTAGCCCTTGGTAATCCCAATCCCGATATGCTGTATTCGTTTAGCTTAGGCGCTAGGTATAAACAATTTGATGTCACCACCTTTTTTCAGGGAGTCTTAGGTGGTGAGGGGTGGAGTCAAGGCGAGCTTGTATCGCCATTTTTCAATAACTACAATACAGCCGGATGGATGATCGATCGCTGGACACCCCAAAGACCAAATAATACATATCAACGAGTATATATCGACAGTCAGCGTTCCAGTATCAAATCCGCCTACTATGTCGAGGACCTATCCTATCTCCGATTGAAAAACATTGAACTTGGATACACCTTATCCGATCAGATACTCCAACGTATAAAGCTCAAAGGGCTTCGCCTTTTTATCAGCGGGCAGAATATATTTACGCTCACCAAGTTCAAGGGGTTTGATCCAGAAAGATCGGGCAAGAGCAATACCAATATTTATGACTATCCATTAGTGAAGACATTTACTGGAGGTTTAAATTTAACATTCTAA
- a CDS encoding right-handed parallel beta-helix repeat-containing protein, producing MKQLQSLIFLLIPYFLSASTYYIDPTGGKDTNSGLSSQEAWKSFNRLADLRLSAGDHVVLKRGEIFKQLLELSGQGSFMEPIVVSTYGQGPKPVIMAPDHSLYAVRIRNSSYLQLKDIEVVNTGSTVLPSRTGVKLESKNYGTAHAIVLSGLDIRDVNGSLVKSEGGGSGILIESRGDSILSNFDALVIEDCTIKRCQRNGMIWSANWNRNDRWFPSTNTIIRNNFIEGVPGDGIVPIACVNTLIEFNKMIDCPETLPQTEAAAGFWPWSCDNTTIQFNEVTGHNAPWDAQGFDSDYNCRNTVIQYNYSHQNAGGFVLICNSGESQDQIGNIGTRVQYNLSIDDGNRTRPTRVGMFSPSIHIAGPAKETSIYRNIIYAGPKSADNVHRSILTSDSWGGYADQTKIFENLFIAQQKSSFDLQASTNNLTMDNTFIGQFDSHVSLEKTNKMNPERHTYSAEVLRSKFLKIKRIAQGMQDIVYIDRQAIEDFFAQIPSPNAE from the coding sequence ATGAAGCAATTGCAATCACTTATTTTCTTACTGATACCTTATTTTTTATCAGCAAGTACTTATTATATAGATCCAACAGGTGGTAAGGATACGAATTCCGGTCTTTCTTCCCAAGAGGCTTGGAAAAGCTTTAATAGATTAGCTGATCTTCGGTTGAGCGCTGGAGACCATGTTGTATTGAAGCGAGGAGAAATATTTAAGCAGCTCTTAGAGCTTTCGGGGCAAGGGAGCTTTATGGAACCTATTGTGGTATCCACTTATGGTCAAGGCCCCAAGCCAGTCATCATGGCTCCGGATCATTCCTTATATGCAGTGCGTATTCGTAATAGCTCCTATCTACAGCTCAAAGACATTGAAGTTGTCAATACCGGATCTACGGTATTGCCCTCCCGTACAGGTGTTAAGCTGGAAAGTAAGAATTATGGTACAGCTCATGCTATCGTATTGAGCGGCTTAGACATTCGAGATGTCAACGGCAGCTTGGTTAAGAGCGAAGGTGGAGGATCAGGTATTCTAATAGAAAGCCGCGGCGATTCCATTCTCTCCAATTTTGACGCATTGGTGATTGAAGACTGTACCATCAAACGGTGCCAACGGAACGGGATGATTTGGAGTGCCAATTGGAATCGCAACGATCGGTGGTTCCCCAGTACCAATACCATTATCCGAAACAATTTTATTGAGGGAGTACCTGGGGATGGCATTGTGCCTATAGCCTGTGTCAACACATTGATTGAATTCAACAAAATGATAGATTGCCCAGAGACGTTACCTCAAACCGAAGCTGCGGCAGGATTTTGGCCTTGGAGCTGCGACAATACCACCATCCAGTTTAACGAAGTCACCGGACATAATGCTCCTTGGGATGCACAAGGATTTGATTCAGATTACAACTGCCGGAATACTGTTATCCAATACAACTACAGCCACCAAAATGCAGGCGGCTTCGTTTTGATATGTAATTCTGGTGAATCACAGGATCAAATCGGTAATATCGGCACTCGCGTACAGTACAATTTGAGTATAGATGATGGGAATCGAACCCGGCCCACCCGGGTAGGTATGTTTTCACCATCCATTCATATTGCAGGCCCGGCGAAGGAGACATCCATATATAGAAATATTATCTATGCTGGACCCAAAAGTGCTGACAACGTGCACCGCTCTATATTGACGTCAGATTCCTGGGGTGGATATGCCGATCAAACCAAGATTTTTGAAAACTTGTTTATTGCACAGCAAAAGTCCAGCTTTGACCTACAGGCATCCACCAACAACTTAACCATGGACAATACCTTCATCGGTCAATTTGATTCACATGTCAGTCTGGAAAAGACGAATAAGATGAATCCCGAACGGCACACCTATTCAGCAGAGGTATTACGGTCCAAATTTTTGAAAATTAAGCGCATTGCGCAAGGCATGCAAGATATCGTATACATAGATAGACAAGCGATTGAGGATTTTTTCGCACAAATCCCTAGTCCAAACGCAGAATAA
- a CDS encoding RagB/SusD family nutrient uptake outer membrane protein gives MKKILYITLLSLSLGACSDDFLDRHSLTGISNETFWLTEQDAMMGLTSCYDGLQNNYLYNGGPWEKGFAMMDNLTDNGGHFNWDGWMAGFDIATGTHTPSSGLIGSFWSASYEVINRCNTLITRIEGVDMDAEKKELMKAEAVVIRSLMYTNLTMTYNDVPFTREERGMDNANTAKTPRKEIVNVVLADLRDAAAKLPIEAASRGRITKGAALSLLGRLALYNEQWDVAAQAYQAVISSGKYGLYNNYGTLFSQAAENSNEIVFSVRFEGPGLKEGSSFAAHYDSPLEAENGTLDLAKSFYCLDGKPTHTSSVYVEGVDDLQNNRPDSKRYENRDPRLKATLFVPGMKWGSSNAEFFGGAAPSRSTVYVYKYFNPNQSSNDAWDSGQDFYVIRYAEVLLSLAEALVQSGTYNQQEVYGLVDQVRARVAMPSIKDVEGMNLSKTQLLDLIKHERRVETAFEGLRLFDLYRWKELQDAVNHIEAERALFNNIGTYFLYEKRNFRGEQEYIWPIPQAEVDANSQLEQHPLWK, from the coding sequence ATGAAAAAAATACTATATATCACCTTGCTCAGTTTAAGTCTAGGAGCCTGTAGCGATGATTTTTTGGATAGACATTCCTTGACTGGCATTTCGAATGAGACTTTTTGGCTCACCGAACAAGACGCTATGATGGGACTTACCTCTTGTTATGATGGTCTCCAAAATAACTATTTGTACAACGGTGGGCCTTGGGAAAAGGGATTTGCCATGATGGACAATCTGACCGACAATGGGGGGCATTTTAATTGGGATGGTTGGATGGCCGGCTTTGATATTGCCACCGGTACACATACACCTAGCAGTGGACTCATTGGCTCCTTTTGGTCGGCATCCTATGAAGTTATCAACCGATGCAATACGCTCATCACCAGGATAGAGGGTGTTGATATGGATGCCGAAAAGAAAGAACTAATGAAGGCTGAAGCAGTCGTCATCCGCTCGCTTATGTACACCAATCTGACAATGACTTACAATGACGTGCCCTTCACACGGGAAGAAAGGGGCATGGACAATGCAAATACGGCCAAGACCCCACGCAAGGAAATCGTCAATGTTGTCCTAGCTGATTTGCGTGATGCAGCTGCAAAATTACCAATCGAGGCAGCCAGTAGAGGACGTATCACAAAGGGAGCCGCCTTAAGCCTATTGGGCAGATTGGCCCTTTATAATGAGCAATGGGATGTAGCTGCCCAAGCCTATCAAGCCGTCATCAGCAGCGGCAAATACGGACTTTACAACAACTACGGCACCCTTTTCTCCCAAGCGGCCGAAAATAGCAATGAAATTGTATTTTCCGTTCGTTTTGAAGGCCCAGGTCTAAAAGAAGGGTCGTCTTTTGCCGCCCATTATGACTCACCTCTAGAGGCTGAAAACGGAACTTTAGATCTCGCCAAATCTTTCTATTGCCTGGACGGAAAACCTACTCATACTTCATCTGTATATGTAGAAGGCGTTGACGACCTCCAAAATAATAGACCCGATAGCAAGCGCTATGAAAACCGCGACCCCCGTTTGAAAGCCACCCTCTTTGTTCCCGGGATGAAGTGGGGGAGCTCCAATGCAGAGTTTTTTGGCGGAGCAGCACCTTCCAGATCTACCGTATATGTGTATAAGTATTTCAATCCAAATCAATCCTCTAATGACGCATGGGATTCTGGACAAGATTTTTACGTCATTCGATATGCCGAAGTATTACTATCACTAGCAGAAGCCTTAGTTCAAAGCGGCACTTACAATCAACAGGAAGTCTACGGTCTTGTTGATCAGGTGCGTGCTCGCGTTGCCATGCCTAGCATTAAGGATGTTGAAGGTATGAACCTTTCAAAGACGCAATTATTAGATCTTATAAAGCACGAAAGGAGAGTAGAGACCGCTTTTGAAGGTCTTCGGTTGTTCGATTTATATAGATGGAAGGAGCTACAAGATGCTGTCAATCACATAGAAGCGGAGCGAGCACTTTTTAACAATATCGGCACCTATTTCTTATATGAGAAACGCAATTTTAGAGGTGAGCAGGAGTACATTTGGCCTATTCCTCAGGCCGAAGTGGATGCAAATAGCCAGTTAGAGCAACATCCCCTGTGGAAATAG
- a CDS encoding TonB-dependent receptor: MKLTLIFTLVCSLSCFATVHSQVISYSGKNIKMSDFFRAIKKQVDYDVVSKSSDIASMRLDVNFKNENLGKALDMVLAKHNLEYVIENKAIIIKKAKPSKSLISSKGLIASQAVEIVSQQSISGKVVDVSGRGVAGVTITVKDKSNSSQTDQQGAFSLPVTIGDQLNFSSIGYKAVTKSIQNYTPLTIVLEDDLISVDEVVVVGYGTQKKENLTGAVSAVNFEEVANTPLANTTNMLQGRLPGVVLTNNGAQAGKDNPEIRIRGIGTLSDNNNPMVLIDGVESDVSQISDIAPHDIASVSVLKDAASASIYGVRAANGVILVTTKRGLPQHTKISYAGSVAAQTPSVMTKYLGAKDWALAFNDAKGADIYTPDMLKKIEDGSDPDRFADTKWLDEMFRTAPMYQHHLSVNGGNEVSKFMVSAQYLDQKGIMLNTGSKRYGFRSNVDSRLGRVNVGLNLSGSKQDIQEPITDVTGEGLMRMINWFTRPTVPVKYSNGHYGYVDGTSLSHTIFKNPIESLYLGNKDYENTRFDGKMFAGIELLPGLSFQTNLGYKIFRQDISTFSPTRTIYGPDGKILQRISTNSLNDYNFKSTTVLNENILSYKKIVDKHHFDVMVAHSLQVGRTDLGSAYIQNFPTDNIYEIDGGTLNPAVTGSAYENALQSFFGRLNYNYDSKYLLEVNLRHDGSSRMPKKHRYGTFPSFSAGWNVDRESFMQNVDFISALKVRGSWGRLGNQEIGNYAFSQALQVGGNYYFGDALSTGLRKVNLANDNIRWETTEMTDLGIDATLFDNKLSLTFDWFNKQTSDILLRLAMAPSFLGGLAAPYQNAGRVENKGWEFAGTYRDAREDWKWSLGLNLSAVKNKIVDNRGIDNYGTNTINREGYAISSYYGLVSTGLYRTQDDLARTTVVDGVAKTITQYGNTPQLGDIMYADINQDGNISDDDRMIIGNPFPKLEYGFNLGLQYKKIALSMFWQGIAGLDRFNWEQTTLSNGGNITQRWLDRYSASNIEGTMPRLGGNINDRYSSFWLTSGDYLRLKNIELGYDFEGSLLQKYGISNLRLYAAGANLLTFSSIKDFDPEKASWDMRNDVHPNIKTYSFGINLRF, from the coding sequence ATGAAACTCACCCTAATTTTCACCCTAGTCTGTAGCTTAAGCTGCTTCGCTACGGTTCATAGTCAGGTAATCAGCTATTCTGGAAAGAATATTAAGATGTCCGATTTTTTTCGAGCAATCAAAAAACAGGTCGATTACGACGTGGTTTCCAAGTCATCTGATATCGCAAGTATGCGTTTGGATGTCAATTTTAAAAATGAAAATCTAGGAAAGGCCTTAGATATGGTTCTCGCAAAGCACAATCTTGAATATGTAATAGAGAATAAGGCCATTATCATCAAGAAAGCTAAGCCGAGCAAGTCCCTAATCAGTTCCAAAGGACTGATAGCATCACAGGCGGTAGAGATAGTATCCCAACAAAGCATCAGCGGAAAGGTTGTGGATGTATCAGGGCGTGGGGTAGCAGGGGTTACCATTACGGTTAAAGACAAATCCAATTCATCGCAGACCGATCAACAGGGTGCTTTCAGCCTACCGGTCACGATTGGCGATCAACTGAACTTTAGTTCCATAGGCTATAAGGCCGTCACGAAGAGCATTCAAAATTATACCCCTCTAACCATTGTTTTAGAGGATGATTTAATTAGTGTAGATGAGGTCGTCGTCGTGGGATATGGTACTCAGAAAAAAGAAAATTTAACAGGCGCCGTTAGTGCTGTAAATTTTGAAGAGGTAGCCAATACTCCCTTGGCCAATACCACCAACATGCTCCAGGGTAGACTTCCTGGTGTTGTTTTGACCAATAACGGTGCACAAGCAGGTAAAGACAATCCAGAGATAAGAATTCGTGGTATAGGCACCTTGAGCGACAATAATAATCCCATGGTCCTCATCGATGGCGTAGAAAGCGATGTGTCCCAGATTTCAGATATTGCGCCACATGATATAGCCTCTGTCTCCGTATTAAAGGATGCCGCGTCAGCATCTATATATGGTGTTAGAGCAGCCAACGGAGTTATTTTGGTAACCACCAAGCGCGGTTTACCTCAGCACACCAAGATCAGTTATGCAGGTAGTGTTGCAGCGCAGACACCTAGTGTCATGACTAAGTATCTTGGAGCCAAGGATTGGGCATTGGCATTCAATGATGCCAAAGGTGCCGACATCTACACCCCCGATATGTTAAAGAAAATCGAGGACGGTTCAGATCCAGATCGATTTGCAGATACCAAATGGCTTGATGAAATGTTTAGAACCGCTCCAATGTACCAGCATCATCTCTCTGTAAATGGTGGAAATGAGGTGTCAAAATTTATGGTATCGGCGCAGTATTTAGATCAAAAAGGCATCATGCTCAATACCGGTAGTAAAAGGTATGGCTTTAGATCCAACGTAGATTCACGTCTAGGAAGGGTAAATGTCGGATTAAATCTATCCGGCAGTAAGCAGGATATCCAAGAACCCATCACAGATGTGACCGGCGAGGGGCTGATGCGTATGATCAATTGGTTTACTCGCCCTACAGTGCCTGTCAAATATTCAAATGGTCACTACGGTTACGTTGATGGCACTTCGCTTTCTCACACCATTTTTAAGAATCCCATCGAGTCCCTGTATCTAGGTAACAAGGACTACGAAAATACACGCTTCGATGGTAAGATGTTTGCCGGTATTGAACTATTACCCGGATTATCATTCCAGACCAACTTAGGTTACAAAATATTTAGACAAGATATCTCTACGTTTAGTCCCACTAGGACAATTTATGGTCCTGATGGTAAGATACTTCAACGGATTTCGACCAACAGTCTAAATGACTACAACTTTAAGTCAACCACCGTCCTCAATGAGAATATCCTTTCCTATAAAAAGATTGTCGACAAGCACCACTTTGACGTGATGGTAGCACATTCCCTACAAGTTGGTCGGACAGACTTAGGGTCTGCCTACATACAGAATTTTCCGACCGACAATATTTACGAGATTGATGGCGGAACACTCAATCCCGCAGTTACAGGGTCTGCCTATGAAAATGCACTACAGTCGTTCTTTGGACGATTAAACTATAATTATGACTCCAAGTACCTCTTAGAGGTCAATTTAAGGCATGATGGATCCTCTCGAATGCCAAAAAAACATAGGTACGGAACATTTCCATCGTTCTCTGCCGGATGGAATGTAGATAGAGAGTCCTTTATGCAAAATGTTGATTTTATTTCTGCACTGAAAGTTCGCGGAAGTTGGGGACGGCTAGGCAATCAAGAAATTGGTAACTATGCTTTTTCACAAGCACTCCAAGTAGGTGGTAATTACTATTTTGGTGATGCCTTATCCACTGGACTTCGTAAGGTCAATCTAGCAAATGACAACATTCGATGGGAGACCACAGAAATGACCGATTTAGGTATAGATGCGACCCTCTTTGATAACAAGTTGTCTTTGACCTTCGATTGGTTCAATAAGCAAACCTCTGATATCTTGTTAAGATTGGCAATGGCGCCATCTTTCTTGGGCGGATTGGCAGCACCTTACCAAAATGCTGGGCGGGTCGAAAATAAAGGTTGGGAGTTTGCAGGAACCTATCGTGATGCAAGAGAAGATTGGAAGTGGTCCTTAGGTCTCAACCTTTCTGCCGTCAAGAATAAAATTGTCGACAACAGAGGTATTGATAATTACGGAACCAATACCATTAATAGAGAAGGTTATGCCATCAGTTCATATTATGGCCTTGTATCCACAGGTCTTTACCGCACCCAAGACGACCTCGCTCGCACTACGGTGGTCGATGGAGTAGCCAAGACCATTACCCAGTATGGCAATACACCCCAATTGGGTGACATTATGTATGCCGATATCAATCAAGACGGCAATATCAGCGATGACGACCGTATGATCATTGGCAATCCGTTCCCGAAGTTGGAATATGGATTTAACCTCGGTTTGCAGTACAAAAAAATAGCCCTATCCATGTTTTGGCAAGGGATAGCAGGCCTAGATCGCTTCAATTGGGAGCAGACTACGCTATCCAATGGGGGGAATATTACCCAACGTTGGTTAGATCGATACAGTGCTTCCAATATCGAAGGTACTATGCCACGTCTCGGCGGTAATATCAATGATCGGTATTCTTCATTCTGGTTGACCAGTGGAGACTACCTAAGATTAAAGAATATCGAGCTTGGGTATGATTTTGAGGGTTCCTTACTTCAAAAATACGGCATCTCCAATTTACGACTTTATGCAGCCGGAGCCAATTTGCTCACCTTTAGCAGCATTAAAGATTTCGATCCCGAAAAAGCAAGCTGGGATATGCGTAATGATGTTCATCCCAATATTAAGACCTACTCGTTTGGTATCAACCTTAGATTTTAA
- a CDS encoding FecR family protein, protein MNDNLQDLLKKLQNGTISKEERSILDAWYLKEAASKSSIDVPSALIEEDLKRLAHFNPKRMRKSSASNRYIYWAAAAILLVTLCAGLYYWPGSGTIADNQIAIGGNKATLVLSNGEIVDLEEVDNNERLEKNGVLIQKSDNGTITYTLTGRTSRAEGVDQITTPKGGEFKVVLVDGTKVWLNANSSLKFFTTLGDYERKVSLTGEAYFEVSHDKSRPFIVHALQQDIRVLGTKFNVRALGHESQTTLVEGKVALRQGQVVLRPGQQLTTRDGVDLPVKQVEVESFLAWKDGYFLFNNEPLVEVMEKIAAWYDVEVEYKDNIKEELIWATVSKYRDIKEVLHMIELTGAARFAIEGRRVVVSR, encoded by the coding sequence ATGAATGACAATCTGCAGGATTTATTGAAAAAACTACAGAATGGGACCATATCTAAAGAGGAGAGGAGTATTCTTGATGCTTGGTATTTAAAGGAAGCAGCCTCAAAGTCTTCCATAGATGTACCAAGCGCTTTGATAGAAGAAGATCTAAAACGTCTGGCCCATTTTAATCCCAAGCGTATGCGCAAGTCGTCCGCGAGCAACCGGTACATATATTGGGCTGCGGCAGCTATTCTGCTCGTCACACTTTGTGCAGGATTATACTATTGGCCTGGAAGTGGCACTATAGCAGACAATCAAATTGCAATAGGCGGCAACAAAGCTACCCTGGTACTATCCAATGGTGAAATTGTTGATTTAGAAGAAGTCGACAACAACGAGCGTCTCGAAAAGAATGGAGTCCTGATTCAGAAGTCGGACAATGGGACCATTACCTATACACTCACTGGCCGCACATCGCGTGCTGAGGGCGTCGATCAAATCACCACCCCTAAAGGTGGAGAATTTAAGGTTGTACTCGTGGACGGCACCAAAGTTTGGCTAAATGCCAATTCTTCCCTGAAATTTTTCACAACATTAGGCGATTACGAACGTAAAGTGTCACTCACCGGAGAGGCCTATTTTGAGGTCAGCCACGATAAGAGCAGACCATTTATTGTCCATGCACTTCAGCAGGATATTCGTGTTTTAGGTACCAAATTCAACGTACGCGCTTTAGGACACGAGAGTCAGACCACTTTAGTAGAAGGGAAGGTTGCGTTAAGACAAGGACAAGTTGTTTTACGACCCGGGCAACAGCTTACCACTAGAGATGGGGTAGACTTACCCGTCAAACAAGTAGAGGTCGAATCGTTTTTAGCATGGAAGGATGGCTACTTCCTATTCAATAATGAGCCTTTGGTAGAGGTCATGGAAAAGATTGCCGCTTGGTATGATGTCGAAGTCGAATACAAAGACAATATCAAAGAGGAGCTTATTTGGGCGACAGTTTCCAAATATCGGGATATTAAAGAAGTTTTACATATGATCGAGTTGACTGGCGCGGCTCGCTTCGCTATAGAAGGAAGGAGGGTAGTCGTTAGCAGGTAA